In a single window of the Zea mays cultivar B73 chromosome 5, Zm-B73-REFERENCE-NAM-5.0, whole genome shotgun sequence genome:
- the LOC103628886 gene encoding serine/threonine-protein kinase RIPK, whose product MRMLFRCLVGWSEPAAPAESGDEQQQQQARRLGKKKAVRRMRSATARLRSLSLGELSRTLASSGLHAFTQAELRAATRGVSGSQLIGEGGFGPVYRGFLDERLRPGELEPQHVAVKFLDADGQQGHREWLAEVVYLGMLKHPHLVKLIGYGCEDEQRMLVYEYMDRGSLEHHLFKNLLSTLPWRTRLKIAVGAAKGLAFLHEADTPVIYRDFKASNVLLDSDYTAKLSDFGLAKEGPQGDDTHVTTRVMGTHGYAAPEYILTGHLTSKSDVYSFGVVLLELLSGRRSVDRRRRGREQHLVDWARPHLRHPERLHRVMDPSLDGQYSARAAREAATVAYRCLHSVPKSRPTMRAAVDALEPLLAVCGDVPAGPFVYTVPPEPDGSDEAAATATAAVARKKCLASAAHAKGELRTTGSRHVSSVAGQRSSSSPEQITDRGA is encoded by the exons ATGAGGATGCTGTTCCGTTGCCTGGTGGGGTGGTCGGAGCCGGCGGCGCCGGCCGAGAGCGGAgacgagcagcagcagcagcaggcgagGAGGCTGGGGAAGAAGAAGGCGGTGCGGCGGATGCGGAGCGCGACGGCGCGGCTGCGGTCGCTGTCGCTGGGCGAGCTGTCGCGGACGCTGGCCTCGTCGGGCCTGCACGCCTTCACGCAGGCGGAGCTCCGGGCCGCCACGCGGGGCGTCTCCGGCAGCCAGCTCATCGGGGAGGGCGGGTTCGGCCCTGTCTACCGGGGCTTCCTCGACGAGCGGCTCCGGCCCGGGGAGCTGGAGCCGCAGCACGTCGCCGTCAAGTTCCTCGACGCCGACGGGCAGCAGGGCCACCGCGAGTGGCTG GCCGAGGTGGTGTACCTGGGGATGCTGAAGCACCCGCATCTGGTGAAGCTCATCGGGTACGGCTGCGAGGACGAGCAGAGGATGCTGGTGTACGAGTACATGGACAGAGGCAGCCTCGAGCACCACCTCTTCAAGA ATCTGCTGTCGACCCTGCCGTGGCGCACGCGGCTGAAGATCGCGGTGGGCGCCGCCAAGGGCCTGGCGTTCCTGCACGAGGCCGACACGCCCGTCATCTACCGCGACTTCAAAGCCTCCAACGTCCTGCTCGACTCC GATTACACGGCAAAGCTCTCAGACTTTGGCCTGGCCAAGGAAGGCCCACAGGGCGACGACACCCACGTCACCACCCGTGTCATGGGGACACACGGCTACGCCGCGCCGGAGTACATTCTCACCG GGCACCTGACGTCGAAGAGCGACGTGTACAGCTTCGGAGTGGTGCTCCTGGAGCTGCTGTCGGGGAGGCGCAGCGTGGACaggcggcggcgcgggcgggaGCAGCACCTGGTGGACTGGGCGCGCCCGCACCTGCGCCACCCGGAGCGGCTGCACCGGGTCATGGACCCCAGCCTCGACGGCCAGTACTCCGCCAGGGCCGCGCGCGAGGCCGCCACGGTCGCCTACCGCTGCCTGCACagcgtgcccaagtcccgccccaCCATGCGCGCCGCCGTCGACGCGCTCGAGCCGCTGCTCGCCGTGTGCGGCGACGTCCCCGCGGGGCCCTTCGTGTACACGGTCCCGCCCGAGCCCGATGGCAGCGAcgaggcggcggcgacggcgacggcggccgTTGCCAGGAAGAAGTGCCTCGCGTCGGCCGCGCATGCCAAGGGCGAGCTGCGGACGACCGGCTCACGGCACGTGAGCTCCGTGGCCGGGCAAAGGAGCTCCTCCTCGCCTGAGCAGATCACGGACAGGGGAGCCTAG